One region of Kytococcus sedentarius DSM 20547 genomic DNA includes:
- a CDS encoding dihydroorotase, protein MARLIQGADLAGGGVADLLVVGDTIAAVGPGAAADAPAGTQRVDAAGLVALPGLVDFHVHLREPGREDAETVATGSRAAAAGGFTAVLAMANTTPVTDTAEKAAHIAALGRAAGLVDVHPVGAVSKGLAGEELAELGLMARSAARVRVFSDDGKCVHDARLMRRALEYLRAHDGVVSQHSQDPRLADGTACCHEGELSGRLGLPGWPEPAEETIIARDAMLAKHTGGRVHVAHVTTAGGVEVVRWAKARGIRMTAEVTPHHLALTTDALAGYDPVFKVNPPLRSDEHVTALHEALADGTIDAVATDHAPHAAHDKDHAFVDAAFGMLGLETALPVVSEVMVRSGLLGWQDVARVMSSAPARIARLDELPGTSRHGAGLVAGAPAHLTLVDPSAAVTVDREESYSRSRNNPWHGQTFHGQVRATLRAGRVTHSLLDALPASVDPTREDAA, encoded by the coding sequence ATGGCACGTTTGATCCAGGGGGCCGACCTCGCCGGCGGCGGGGTGGCCGACCTGCTCGTGGTGGGCGACACCATCGCGGCCGTCGGCCCGGGGGCCGCCGCCGACGCCCCCGCCGGGACGCAGCGGGTGGACGCCGCCGGGCTGGTGGCACTGCCCGGGCTGGTGGACTTCCACGTGCACCTGCGCGAGCCCGGCCGGGAGGACGCCGAGACCGTGGCCACGGGCTCCCGGGCGGCCGCGGCCGGTGGGTTCACCGCCGTGCTGGCGATGGCGAACACCACGCCGGTGACGGACACCGCCGAGAAGGCCGCCCACATCGCGGCCCTGGGCCGGGCCGCCGGGCTGGTGGACGTCCACCCCGTCGGGGCGGTGAGCAAGGGCCTGGCCGGGGAGGAGCTCGCGGAGCTCGGGCTGATGGCCCGCTCGGCGGCGCGCGTGCGCGTCTTCAGCGACGACGGGAAGTGCGTCCACGACGCCCGCCTGATGCGCCGCGCGCTGGAGTACCTGCGGGCCCACGACGGGGTGGTCTCCCAGCACAGCCAGGACCCGCGGCTGGCCGACGGCACGGCCTGCTGCCACGAGGGGGAGCTCTCCGGCCGGCTGGGCCTGCCGGGCTGGCCCGAGCCCGCGGAGGAGACGATCATCGCCCGGGACGCGATGCTGGCGAAGCACACCGGCGGCCGGGTGCACGTGGCACACGTGACCACCGCCGGGGGAGTGGAGGTGGTCCGCTGGGCCAAGGCCCGGGGCATCCGCATGACCGCGGAGGTCACCCCGCACCACCTCGCCCTGACCACCGACGCCCTGGCCGGGTACGACCCCGTGTTCAAGGTGAACCCGCCGCTGCGCTCCGACGAGCACGTGACCGCCCTGCACGAGGCACTGGCCGACGGGACGATCGATGCCGTGGCCACCGACCACGCACCGCACGCGGCCCACGACAAGGACCACGCCTTCGTGGACGCCGCGTTCGGGATGCTCGGGCTCGAGACCGCCCTGCCGGTGGTCAGCGAGGTCATGGTCCGCAGCGGCCTGCTCGGCTGGCAGGACGTGGCCCGCGTGATGTCCTCGGCCCCGGCTCGCATCGCCCGCCTCGACGAGCTGCCCGGCACCTCCCGGCACGGGGCCGGCCTCGTGGCCGGCGCACCGGCGCACCTGACCCTCGTGGACCCGTCCGCCGCGGTGACGGTGGACCGCGAGGAGTCGTACTCGCGCTCCCGGAACAACCCCTGGCACGGCCAGACCTTCCACGGCCAGGTGCGCGCGACGCTGCGCGCCGGCCGCGTGACCCACTCCCTGCTGGACGCGCTCCCGGCGTCCGTCGACCCCACCCGTGAGGACGCCGCATGA
- the carA gene encoding glutamine-hydrolyzing carbamoyl-phosphate synthase small subunit codes for MSTPAPLDRFTPEPSFLVLEDGVVFAGGAWGARGVTLGEVVFTTGMTGYQETLTDPSFAGQIVALTAPHVGNTGWNDEDDESRRIFTEGIVVRDPALRPSNWRSARTLEDELAAQDVVGIAGIDTRALTRHLRTRGAMRAGIFSGEQANLPRGEMVDRVTSAPAMAGRELATSVSTPEAVVVPAQGEHRFTVAAVDLGMKSNTPRLLAARGIEVHVLPADSTLQDVLAVQGVAREGGQGPDGVFFSNGPGDPATADTAVELLRGVLGAGLPFFGICFGNQLLGRALGFGTYKLDFGHRGINQPVMDRTTGKVEITAQNHGFAVDAPLDAVVTAPHDEAMGRVWVSHVCLNDDVVEGLECLDLPAFSVQYHPEAAAGPHDSEYLFDRFVDLMTTGRTPDRSEELTRAGAQAPASQTTPTAGEAH; via the coding sequence ATGAGCACTCCCGCCCCGCTCGACCGATTCACCCCCGAACCCTCGTTCCTCGTGCTGGAGGACGGCGTGGTGTTCGCAGGCGGTGCCTGGGGTGCCCGGGGTGTCACCCTGGGGGAGGTGGTCTTCACGACCGGCATGACCGGTTACCAGGAGACCCTGACCGACCCCAGCTTCGCCGGGCAGATCGTCGCCCTGACCGCACCGCACGTGGGCAACACCGGGTGGAACGACGAGGACGACGAGTCCCGCCGCATCTTCACCGAGGGCATCGTCGTGCGGGACCCGGCCCTGCGGCCCAGCAACTGGCGCAGCGCGCGCACCCTCGAGGACGAGCTCGCGGCGCAGGACGTGGTGGGCATCGCCGGCATCGACACCCGGGCCCTGACGCGGCACCTGCGCACCCGCGGGGCGATGCGGGCCGGCATCTTCTCCGGGGAGCAGGCCAACCTGCCCCGCGGGGAGATGGTCGACCGGGTGACCAGTGCCCCGGCCATGGCCGGGCGGGAGCTGGCGACCAGCGTCTCCACGCCCGAGGCCGTGGTCGTCCCGGCACAGGGGGAGCACCGCTTCACCGTGGCCGCGGTGGACCTGGGCATGAAGAGCAACACCCCCCGCCTGCTCGCCGCCCGCGGCATCGAGGTGCACGTACTGCCGGCCGACTCCACGCTCCAGGACGTGCTGGCCGTGCAGGGGGTGGCCCGCGAGGGCGGCCAGGGCCCCGACGGCGTCTTCTTCTCCAACGGCCCGGGTGACCCGGCCACCGCCGACACCGCGGTGGAGCTGCTGCGGGGAGTGCTGGGGGCCGGGCTGCCCTTCTTCGGCATCTGCTTCGGCAACCAGCTGCTCGGCAGGGCGCTGGGCTTCGGCACCTACAAGCTCGACTTCGGCCACCGCGGCATCAACCAGCCGGTCATGGACCGCACCACGGGCAAGGTGGAGATCACCGCCCAGAACCACGGGTTCGCCGTGGACGCACCGCTGGACGCCGTGGTCACCGCCCCGCACGACGAGGCGATGGGCCGGGTGTGGGTCTCCCACGTGTGCCTCAACGACGACGTCGTCGAGGGGCTGGAGTGCCTCGACCTGCCGGCCTTCTCCGTGCAGTACCACCCGGAGGCCGCCGCCGGCCCGCACGACAGCGAGTACCTGTTCGACCGCTTCGTCGACCTCATGACCACCGGCCGGACGCCCGACCGCAGCGAGGAACTGACCCGCGCCGGCGCGCAGGCTCCCGCGTCCCAGACCACCCCGACCGCAGGAGAGGCCCACTGA